Part of the Cyanobacteria bacterium QS_8_64_29 genome is shown below.
TGGTTGGGCCCGATGGCGGGGGTCTGCCCGTGGCGCTCCAGCTCGGGATAGTCTTCTCGCCAGTACTGGATGCCTTGGCAGAATGCGGGCGTCTCGCTGGTGACTGTCATGGTGCTTGGGATGGGAGAGGCGGCTCGATGGCATCCAATCCTACCAATCTTGCAGTTTGGCAATGGGGGCACTGGCGGTAATTGCGGTTGGTTACGCTAAAAGCAGCTCCACTCCAACCAAGTCAATTCCTGTTTCTGGTCCCGGTCGCAGCGTTGAAGGAGGTCCAATCGTGAGTTCCCTGCCGGATGGCCCCAGACAGCCCTATTTCGTCCAGCTCGCGCGCTGGATTCTGACGCCCTACAGCTTTCTGGAGGACTGCGCCCGGCGCTATGGCGATCCCTTCACCATGCGCTTAAAAAAGACGACGCCGTACGTCTTTTTTAGCCATCCGGAGGCCATCCAACAAATCTTTTCCGCCGATGCCGATCGCTTCGACGCCGGGCGAGCGAACGCCGTGCTTCGGCCGCTGGTGGGCGACAACTCGATCGCGCTGCTTGACGGCGAGCAGCACCAGCGCCAACGCCGGTTGCTCCTGCCGCCGTTTCACGGCCAGCGCGTCAAGCAGTACGCCCGCATCATCCACAATGTCGCGCACGATGTAGCTCGGCAGTGGCAACCAGGTCAGCGCTTGGTCGCGCGATCGGTCATGCAGGAGATTGCGCTGCGGGTCATTTTGCACGCCGCGTTCGGGCTGAGCGAGGGCGAGCGCTACAGCTCCATCAAGGCGGCGATCACGCAGATGCTAGCTATGACGGCATCGCCGCTGCACTCGAGCGCGCTGTTTTTTGGGTTTTTGCAGCAGGAACTTGGGGGGCTGAGCCCTTGGGGGCGCATGGTGCGCCAGCGGCAGCGCATCCGCGAGCTGCTCCAGGCCGAGATTGAGGAGCGGCGCGCGCAGCCCCAGCGGCAGGGCAACGACATTTTGAGCCTGCTGCTCTCGGCCCAAGACGAAGACGGCCGGCCCATGAGCGATCTCGAAATTCAGGACGAGATGCTGACCCTGCTGTTTGCCGGCCACGAAACCACCGCCAACTCGCTGGCTTGGGCGCTCTACTGGCCGCACTGGCAGCCGGCCGTCCTCGAGCGGCTGCGCGCGGAGCTCGATGCCCTCGGGCCCGAGCCCGATTTAATGGAGGTCGCCCAGCTGCCCTATCTGAGCGCTGTCTGCAATGAGGCGCTGCGCCTGTATCCGGCGGCTCCCATGGCCTTCGGGCGCTATCTCAACGCCCCCATGGAGATTATGGGCCGCCGCTACGAGGCCGACACCCTCATCGGTGCCAGCATCTATCTGACCCATCGGCGCGCGGATCTCTACCCGCAACCCGAGCAGTTCCGGCCCGAGCGTTTTCTCGAGCGCGAGTACTCGTCCTACGAGTTCATTCCCTTTGGCGGCGGCAACCGACGCTGCGTGGGAGCAGCTTTGGCTTCACTGGAGATGAAGCTCGTGCTGGCTGCGCTGGTGCAACATTACGAGTTCGAGCTGGCCGAGCAGCGCCCGGTTCAGCCGCAGCGGCGCGGCATTACGGTTGCCCCGGCCGGCGGCATCAAAATGACCGTGCGCGGGCGCCGGAAGCAGCCAGCCCCCCAGGCAGTCAACGCGTAATGCTCTCCGGAGGGCGAGCGCCATGTCCGTTCCGCAGGATGTCCGAACCCCGGCTTGGTTGCAATTCGGCCGCTGGATGTTCGACCCCACGGGCTATCTGGAGGCGATGGCCCAACGCCACGGCGATCTGTTCGGCGGCCGCGTTAGCGCCAGCTTTGACAAGCTGGTCTTCGTTCACCATCCCCAGGCCATCCAGTACCTGCTAAGCAACGACACGGGGCTGTTTCGGGGGATTTCAACGCCATCATGCGGCCGCTGCTGGGGGACAACTCGCTCATGTTACTGGACGGCGCCCACCACCGGCACCGGCGCAAGCTCCTCATGCCGCCCTTTCACGGCGAGCGCATGCGCGCCTACGGTGCTCTCATTCGCCAGATTGCGGCGGAAGTGGGGCAGTCGTGGCAAGCGGGCCAGGTCTTTCGCGCCCGCAGCCAAATGCAGCGGATCTCCATGCGGGTCATCTTGCAGGCCGTTTTTGGCCTGCACCGAGGCGATCGCTACCGCGCGCTGGAGCGCCTGCTGGGCGAGCGCTTGGATGCTATGAGCCGCGTGCACAAGCGCCGTTTCTGTTCATCCCGGCCCTACAAAAAAATCTGGGGCCGCTGACTCCCTGGCAATCCCTAGAAGCCCTGCAGCAGCAGATCGACGAGCTGCTCTACGCCGAAATTGCCGAACGCCGCGCCCAGGAACGCGCCGAGCGCAGCGACATCCTGTCGCTACTGCTGGCAGCGCGCGACGAGCAAGGGCAGGGCATGAGCGACCGCGAGCTGCGCGACGAGCTCATGACGCTGCTGGTGGCCGGCCACGAAACCACGGCAACGGCCCTGGCCTGGGCGCTCTATTGGGTGCACGCGCATCCCGAAGTGGGCGAGCGGCTGCGCCAGTAAATTGATGAGCTGGGCGCTGATGCCGACCCAGAGGCGATCGCGCAGTTGCCTTACCTCACCGCCGTCTGCCAAGAGACCCTGCGCATCTATCCGGTGGCCATGCTGACGTTCCCGCGCACGCCCACCGAACCAGTGGCGCTGCAGGGGTACACCATCGAACCGGGCACCATCGTCATGGGCTGCATTTATTTGCTCCACCAGCGCCCGGCGCTCTACCCCAGCCCCAAGCACTTCGATCCCGAGCGATTCCTGCACTGGCAGCCCTCGCCCTACGAGTTCATGCCCTTTGGCGGCGGCGTTCGGCGCTGCGTGGGTTCGGAGCTGGCCCTCTACGAGATGAAGTTGGTGCTGTTCTCGCTGCTGAGCCAGTATCGGTTGGCGCTGGCTGAAACACGCCCGGTCAAGCCGCGGCGCCGCGGCTTAACATTGGGACCGGCCGGTGGCGTCAAGCTAGTCATGGCCGGAACGCACGCGCCCGCCCGGCAAACGGCTGCTGCCACCCCATCGCGCTAGCAACCGCACCGAAGGCCTGTGACGCGAGCGAGCGGACCGCGCGGGCCTGCCCTGTGGCAGACCCTGCGCGCGATCACCCACCCCATCCGATTTTTGGAGGCAAGCGCCGCGCGCTATGGCGATCCGTTCGTGGCGCGCGTGCTGGGACACAACTCGCCGCCAGTGGTGTTTGCTGGCACCCCCGATGCCATCCGCGCCATCTTTGAGGCCCCGGCCGATTGCTTTGAGCTCGGCCGCCTGACACACGTCTTTACCCCGCTGACCGGCGATCACTCGCTGGTGCGGCTCGATGGCGAGCGCCACCGGCAGCGGCGGCAACTGCTCGCACCGCCATTGCACGGCGAGCGCCTGTACCGCCACGGTCCCTTTATTTGCCAAACTACCCAAGCCATTGCCGCACGGCTGCCGCGCCAGGGGGACT
Proteins encoded:
- a CDS encoding cytochrome P450 gives rise to the protein MGALAVIAVGYAKSSSTPTKSIPVSGPGRSVEGGPIVSSLPDGPRQPYFVQLARWILTPYSFLEDCARRYGDPFTMRLKKTTPYVFFSHPEAIQQIFSADADRFDAGRANAVLRPLVGDNSIALLDGEQHQRQRRLLLPPFHGQRVKQYARIIHNVAHDVARQWQPGQRLVARSVMQEIALRVILHAAFGLSEGERYSSIKAAITQMLAMTASPLHSSALFFGFLQQELGGLSPWGRMVRQRQRIRELLQAEIEERRAQPQRQGNDILSLLLSAQDEDGRPMSDLEIQDEMLTLLFAGHETTANSLAWALYWPHWQPAVLERLRAELDALGPEPDLMEVAQLPYLSAVCNEALRLYPAAPMAFGRYLNAPMEIMGRRYEADTLIGASIYLTHRRADLYPQPEQFRPERFLEREYSSYEFIPFGGGNRRCVGAALASLEMKLVLAALVQHYEFELAEQRPVQPQRRGITVAPAGGIKMTVRGRRKQPAPQAVNA